DNA from Thiomicrorhabdus sp. Kp2:
CTGCCTCTTTATACAGGTGGGGGAACAGACGCTGCAATTGCTAAAGCTAGGGGAATGCTGTCTCAAGCTAAAGCCAAGGAGCAACAAAAAATACTCATGTTAAGAACGCAAGCAAAGCAATCATTTATAAAATATCAAGCACTAAATGATGCATTACAATCGCTTAATGCATCTTTAAGTTCAACTCGTTTAGCAAAGGAAGCCACTGAAAATGGTCTAGTTACTGGTAGTCGTAACTTATTAGATTTATTAAATGCGCAAAGGCAAACGCATAAGATAGAAAGAGACATTCCAGTTGTAAAAGCACAAATCTGGAAGAGTTGGCATGAACTGCGTTGGGCTTTAGGTTTGTTATAGAAAAATGGGACGTTATCATTTAATTAATTACCTAACCGAAATAGAACAAAAAATTGACCAGGTCAACCTTCGAACAAACTGATGCCTTCAATTAGAAAAGAGGTTTATGTAAACGTATGGAAGATATTGTTTATAAATATATGCCGTTTAGGAAGCATTTCTTTGAATTTACTTGACCCGATTGGATGATTTACTTTATTATTTATGAGATGAGTGTGACCCACATGAAGATTCATGACACCCGATTACCTAATTCATTAGGTCGTGGCTAAGCCGGTAAAGATTATGGGATTTCTGTTAGTCTAGAAATAGCTATCAGACGAACCCGCTTAGAGTTTACTTACTCTTTGCGGGTTTAGTTTTTTATGGGCGACCTAAACTGTCTCTCGATATTGAATATGTGTTCTTAATTTTTAACTGACTTGACTAGCTCTCTTCAAGCAGTTCTTGAAGTTTGCTGTGATTTAAGTTGACGCCATTTACAGTAACTATCTAATATAGACAGCAATAGATAGACCTCAAGATTCTTTGATTTTGTTTGATTGATTCTCTGAATCCTGAGGGTTAGTCGACCATTTGTGTTATTAATTCGACTGCCTGTAACGGCTGTGTTTATTAGTTGCTCTTCGCTTAACTCTAGGCTTTGTGCCCAATCCTCTATAGTTACTTTTCCGGACTTAGGAGGGCTAAATTTAAAACTACACTGCAAATCTAATGCATTGCATAAAGTTAGTACTGGTTTTGCTTCTTTAAACTGATGAAAAATGACATCAAACTCCCGAATGCTTGATAGAGAATCTTTGGCACTTTCCATTTTCGTTGTCATGCGTTCTATAAATTGACTTACTTGGTCTCGAAAGTCAGAGTAATTTTCATCAATCCATAGCGAATCATCTAATAGAGCGGTTTGAAGTTCTTGTGGCAGGCCTGTAATTAAGTTCAGTAAATTTGAATTTCCTTGAGATGTGTTAATCTCTTTGAAACGATAAGCAGGATTCATCTCAAAATGCTTAGAGATAGCTGAGAGCTCTTCTTTATCCAACCTCAGTAGTTTGGCATAGACCGCTTGTTGTTCATTATCTCGTTGAGCATATAGTTGAAAGAAGCAAAACGGCTTTAGTTTATTCAACTCATTCAAAGGTGTTAGGCTCTTTTTTTCTAGTGAGCTAAGGGATGAATTTTTTACACTTTCGTCTGGCTCTGAAGAAAACTCCTTTGATCTGGTTTTGGTAGGCAGAATGTTTGACCAAGGATAGACTGATTCGAGAATAACTTGAATCATGTCTTCGTTTTTAGATTTTTCATAGAGTGAACTTTTTGATCGTACACTTAAATTGCTTGCCCATACAATTGTCATGATCTCTTTGGCTCGTCGTCTTAGTAACCCTGCCACACTGATGTCCATAAAGTGGATGTAATGTTTTAAGGTTGTTAGAAGGTTTGAGTGCCCCATTGCTTTATGCAAGTAATAAGGGGCTTTGTGATAGCTTTCAGGAGTATGTACTGCCTGTGCCCAACGTTCCTTTGCCGTTTGTAAAAAGAGTTGAGTGCGCGGGCTGTGTGAAAAAAATTGCGTTTCTAGTTCAAGATTAAATTGGGCATTGATAATTGAGAGCATATCCCATGAGGCTTTTGAATGTCTTAGGTTGTGAAATTTAAATTTTTCATCCTCCGTAATCCCATGAAGTACTTGGAGTAGGGGATTAACTATTTTAAATGACTCTTGAGGTTTGGTTTTTTTCCCGGCAAGGAGATGGGTCGGATTTTTTTCAAAACACTTAGTCAAGCTTTCCAGGTAAGTCTTAATAATATTGAGTTCAAATTTTGAGAGATGTTCTTCTAAATGAAATTGTCTCTGTGAGTTTTGTGTCTTCAATTGATGTCCTTCATGGGGACGAATCAATAAATCGGGTTGTTCAGAATCAAAGATATAGTCTTTGTGATGAAGATTGATTGCCTCTCCTCGTCTTAGATCTAGTCGAAATCCAAAAATTAATAGTACGGCACTTTGGAGGAACTTCATTTTAGGTTCAGCAACGTTTTGCTGAGAGTCTATATCAGCCTGTAAGAGCTTTCTTAGGGCATCGTCGTACTCTTCAAAACTCAATACATTGGCATCGATATTAAATCTAGGCTTCTTTGCTCCACCAAAAAGTTCTTCATAATCAGGAATGAGGACTTGCTGGTTTTTGGAGATGGAACGCTGGAACCAATCTTCAAAACGCTTAAGATAATAACGCACGCGGTCGACCTGAATATCTTCAAGCTCAAGAACTTCTATGTATAAGTTTTGTCTTTCTAATGGAGAGAGTGATCGGATGACCCTTTGACTTGCCGTTAAAATTAGAGGTAAACCCACTGCATCGATATTTTCTAGAGCGATAGAGGGGGATAAGTTTTTTTGACCGTAGCTGTAATCAATTAACTCTTTTGCATACAATGCCATTAACTGTTCATTAATCGTTATCGAATGGCCATTCATCAGATCGATAAGTTGAAGCTGTATTCCCTTTATGATTCTGTAGTTATCTTTTTTAGAGATGTGATGTACATTTAAAACTCGTCTTATGGCTACCCATACTGAAGAGCGTGGGCGTCGCGGGTTTCCTGGTAGGTTCTGTGGGCTAAGATTGTGGTCGTTGTTTAAATACTGTTGCTGTTGATTATCAATTTTAAACAAGCGTTCGAATGCTTGAGGTGTCAGTGAACTGTTATCTATTGAACCTTCAATGTATTCAACCAACATTCCACTTAGGTTCGAATCAAGATGTAAGTAAGCCAGTGCTGAGTGTTTCCAGCTTTTAAAGGTTTCAAGTTTCAAGGTATGTTGAGAATACCCCAGCTGCCGATAGAACCTTGAGTTAGGTAGTTCCGGTTTTAGGTTGGCTGGCTGGCCGTGTTTTTTACAAAGAGCCAAATACTGACGGTAATACAGTTCTGTTAGCGGAGATAGAAAAATATTACGCGGTGCTTTAGTTTTAGGATGTGTTAGCCGTAGAAGAATTTGTCCACCACATCGTTCTAGTTTTTCAGGAGTGTTAAGCTTTTCTATGGCTTCCCTAAATATTGTTTCATTCAGTACATAGCTGTCGATTAGCAGGCTAATACTTAAAATGTCTTCAATAAAGCCCATATCATTAAAGTGGGTTGGAAGGATTTTCTGAACGAGCCCAGAAACTTTCTCAACTCTTAAAGCTCTTTTCCATTCATTCTCATCGGCAAAAGGGTTTTCCTCTCTAAAAGGTACTACGACGGAGTTAATAAAGCAAAGCTTCCAAAGTCCTTGGTGGTTACCAAATTCAATTAATAAATTGAGTGTCGTAAAAAGTGTTTCGATTTGAGTAAAATTTAACTTAAAGTCCTCAAGTGCACTTTTTAATAAAGACTCCCCTAGAGCATCACTAAATTCAGTTTTCGTAGATTGTCTTGCTTTCTGAATCACTTTTTCTAATTGAGCTTTTTTTAGGTTTTTTGAGTCAATATCAGGAATGTATTTATCTAGTTTTATCGTTGCAAATATTTTTGTATTTTTTGCTTTGTTCTTAGTATATGTAGGACCTAGAGCTACAATTACCCAATCGTAAAACAAGTTGGCCAGTGCGGGTTTGTCAGTCTCTTTAGGTGGAGTCTTCCTTTTAAACAATTCTATGTTTTGATCAAGTCTCATCGTTAAAAACTGCCTTAAGGTTTTTAGTGAGGCGGGATTAATAAGCATGGCTTCATTCCAGTCGCCTCGCCAGAAGGTTTCAATAGCAGGTTTTTCAATTTTGAAATGCTGCCTTAAACTCTGGATAGAATCGCTTCCAGTTTTTAGAGCCTTATATTTTGATTGAAATGAGCTGTGTGCTCTAATCTGGAGTAATCTGAGAGACGGTGAACGATTTTTTTGATTCAATCGTGCTGTTCTTTCTAACGTTTTGAAGAGTTCCTTGCGTTGTTCAAGAGGAGAAGAGTGCTTGCGAGGTGAGTTAACTTTCATGCTTAGCCTTTTTTTCAAGAAGAGGCTTAAACCCTAGTTCCGTTAGAATGTTTGGAATGACTTGCTTCATAGTATTTAGATAACCTTTTTTATCAAATAGGCTCATTCGTCCCCAGGGTTGAGTTCCTGTATTCCAGTGTCCAAGATAGGCATCAATAAAATATCCAGGAACCGTCATATCAATCATTCGGCCACGCAAATAGTGCCGATTTGCATTTGTCTTATATTCTTCTAGCAATCTTAAATAACTTAGCTCTTTTTCCCCAAGCCTGAGTGATTTCTTATTTTCAGTTAATAGATAAACCAAATCGCTTTTTGCTACAGAGCGTGTATAGGGCCTAATGCTTAAATTATCTGCTTTGGGAGCGCAATAAATTAACTTGTTTTGTTGATAGATATCTTGGGATTCAGGAGTGATGAGGTTTCGTCTTTTAAATTCAGTCAGTACCTTAGCTCGTATCTGGTGAAATTGTGTTAGAAAGAGCCTTAACTCTTCTGGAACGAAAATTATGCGGGTATTGAATCCATTGAATGTGTTTTTGTCATTTACGATGTAAAGTCCTTCATGACTTACCATTTCAAGCTCTATGATGGGATCGGTAATATCGCGAATTGCTGCTGAAAATGCACAATATAAGTCAGTGTAGAGTACAGCTGCGTTGAAGCGAGCACAAAGTTCATCTAGTGAAAGGTTTTTCAATTTGATTGAATAGTGTAAAGGCTTGAATATTCTTTTAAGAAGATTGGGAATAACTTTAAAAACTTCGGCTTTTAAAAAGTATGGAGAGCCGATTCGTAGGGGGGGATTAAAAGGGGCGTTGTATTCTACAAAATTCAACTTAAAGGCTTCTATACAGTGTCTTTCGAAAATCTGTTGAGTTCTGAGAGCCGTTATTGAAGCGTAGTGCTTTTGAGTGTTTTGCAATCCATTTTGTAGACCTGTAAAGAGTGATATGGTCCATAAATCGCCATGGACTAGAAAACTGTATTTTCTTTGAATTGCTTCTTTTATGTGCTTGGTTATGAATGAATATTTGTGGTTTTTTAAGAATTTATCAAATTGTCTTTTTCCTCGTAGTTTTGTCTGACGACGATCAATATGATTCCTTTTGTAAGATTCCAATAAACATACGATAAGCTCCCAAATATCATTGGGTATGTCGAACTCAACCTCCTCAACTTTTGTGGTTTCAAATAATTTTGGATCTGCTAAATGAAGTCTGTTCTTATATTGTGGAAAGCTTAATTCGACTTTGTGGTGATCGTGTTGAAGTCGAATTGAATGTATATCCAGAATAGCAGATTCATCCAGTTCAATCTTTACGATTTCACGGCCAAAAAGTAATAAAAATAAGCCGTATAGATAAGTGTCTGCGAGTTTAAAAAAAGAGCTTTGAACGCCATGTTTCTTAATATCCTGGCAGATGAAACTGAACTCAAGGAATAACCGCGTTAACTCATTTTCTGGTATGCGGCGTTTTAGTTGCTGATTACCTAGTGCGATATGAGGCTCTATTTGTTTTCCGGATTGAATTGAGCTTAGAGGGTTTACCAATTCACAAGGTTTTACTTTAGGCCAAATAAGTTGCGTGGTCTGTGTCTCTTCATCTAAATCATCTGATCGGTTTTTTGAGTTAGGTTTGTGGAGGTTGGGGGTAAGTTCTTCTTTAGGTTCATGAAGTACTCTGTAGGCATCTTTTAGGTTAGTATCATCGTTTGTTTTTACTAAAATGTATTTGTAATGAAGTTTGATATCACTTGTAAGAACAAGCCCCATGCTTCTGCTATAAGCAGATCTTTCAGATGATTTTCTAAGAGGGTCAGAGGTCATTCCTTTTGGTTTTATGTAGAATCTTTTGAAGAAATCATTTAGTTTTGTTTTCGCCTTGATTAACCAGTTGTTTTCATCTCTAGTGATGGATTCTAAATCTAGTTTATCTTCAAGGTTGTGGGTGTTTTCCTGTCCCTCATCTTCATTGATGGCATGAACTATTTTTTTAGGGTCATCCATATTGAGATAGCCCTCAATCAACAGATGTTCATAGGCATCGTCTCGTATTATTTTGATTAACCCATACGAAAAGTCATATAGAGCCTGAGTGCTTAGAGTAGAAATGCTGTTTGCAATGAGCTTGAAACCTTGGGATTTGATGAAATTGTGTACTTGTGTAACTCGTTGCAGTGAGCCGTCAACGGTTATGGTTTTATCAATGTAGGGAAAGAAAAGACAAACGTAAATAGGGTAGCGTTTTTTGTACCCCCATAGAAGTGGATCATGTATGAAGTGCTGTAATTGCGTTTGTGATATTTTTACAACCTGATTTTCCTTTTTTACCAATTCGAAGAAGTAATCAAATTTAATCGAAGGATATTTATTAGGAGGGAATTTTATTAAGATTTTTTCAAGAGCCCATTTGGCATTTTCAATTAGGGTTTTGAGTTTTTCATAGGGCTGTATGCCATGGGTGATTTCATTGTCTAGATTTATGAAGTTACTAAGTATATCAACAATGAGATAACCATCATCTGGAGCCGTAAGAAACTCTTTGAGGTCTTCCATCGCTTTAGTTTTTTCAGGGTAGTCACTATTCAGCGAATGCCAAATATCTAAGTTGGACGGAGCCGGCCTTTTAAGCTGCTTTTCTTCCATTAATGCTTCCATAATGACAGCTCAAAATAGCTGGAGTTTTTAGAGCTTAAAGGTCAGCCCTTTGCTCTAAAATTCAACTTAGTTATTCCAAATAAAATCATGATAATGGACTTTAATGTATAGAATATTAAATTGTTTTTAGTTTGATATAGCTATGATTTTATAGGGTAATATAGGTTTATGCAAGAAGAAGCATGGCTAGGTTTTTGTAGGGAAATAGGTTTTCAATCTGCTCTACCGACTGAGCTATGTGGCCAAAATAGAATGGGCGTATTGTATAGATGGGCTTTGCTAGTGTCAAATTTTATTTGAAGAAATCTTTAAATTTCTTTGTAAAAGAGCTGGAATCAAATATATACATCGTTTGAATGTTTGGCATCATGACGAATAACAGATGCATGAAGGGATAAAGCTTTTGGTAAAAGTAAAAAATCCATGCAACTACCGTTATATTTGCGTTATGTGAGTCATGTTTTTAACGCCCGTAAATATCATCTACACGCACAATGTCATCTTCACCTGTGTATTCACCCACTTGGACTTCTACCATGACCAAATCGATTTTACCTTGGTTTTCTAAGCGATGAAGTTGTCCCATTTGAATATAGGTGGATTCATTTGGACGAACTAAAAAAGTTTCATTTTCAACGGTCACGGTAGCGGTGCCAGATACTACAATCCAATGTTCATTACGGTGAAAGTGTTTTTGTAATGATAGGCGTTCACCAGGTTTGACAACAATACGTTTTACTTTGTATTGTTCTGAAGCTTGCAATACCTCATAAGTTCCCCAAGGACGGTGAGCAAGTCGATGTATCTCGGCTAATTCAGGTGCTTGTTTTTTAATTTGTGCGACAACTTCTTTCACTTTTTGTGAACTGCCTTTTTTAGAGATTAAAAGGGCATCACTGGTGTCCACCACCAATAAATCATCGACATCAATTAAGGCAACTTGGCGTTCACCCGTTACAATTAAATTATGGTTGGCATTCACACAAATGGGTTTGGGTGAATCTTTTAATCTTGGCAAGATTGAGTTTACCAGGCCTGGTTGTTTAACTTCATCGTATAAGGCATCAAAACTGCCTAAATCAGACCAACCCATGTCGCAAGGCACTACTTTGACTTTGTTTGATTGTTCCATTACCGCATAATCAATGCTGTCTTCAGGAATGGCTTGCATGGCAGCAAGGTCAATATTAATTTCGTCACCATTGTTGTCTTGCGGCATGGCTTTTTTACAGGCCTGGTAGATTTCTGGAGCATGTTTTTCAAGTTCTGCTAAAAATACGCCTGCTTTAAAACAGAACATGCCAGAGTTCCAATAGTAGTTACCTTGTTCGATATAAGATTGGGCCACTTCAGCCGTTGGCTTTTCTTTAAATGACAAAACATCATTTCCATTAGATTCAATATAGCCAAACCCTGTTTCAGGGTAAGTCGGTTTTATGCCAAAGGTGACTAGATAATCTTGTTTGGCAATCGCTTTGGCTTCTTGAACGGCTTTTTCATAAGCGGCTTGGTCTTTTACTAAATGGTCTGAGGTGGTTACAAAAACGATTTCATCGGCATTTAAAGCCATGCAAGCTAAAGCAATCGCTGGAGCAGTGTTACGCCCAGCGGGTTCCAGTAAAAATTGATTAGAGTGGGAGTCTATTTGCTCTAACTGATCTACCGCCAAAAAATACTGGTCACGGTTAGAGACAATCATCGATTTTGAACATAAAGAGGCATTACGCAAAACAGTATCTTGAAACAGTGATTTACCTTCAAATAAGCGTACAAATTGTTTTGGTAACATGGTACGACTTAAAGGCCATAAGCGAGTGCCAGAGCCTCCGCATAGAATAATATTAATCACTTGTTGTTCCTTACTGTTTTGGTGGTAAATCAGGTATAGATTTTTTGGTTATTATGCCAAAATAGTCTATAAGTTTGTTTTCTTTTAAAGAAGTTGTATCTCTTAGGCTGACTTTATTGGTGGATAATGCGTTTGATGGTTTTTTGAATTGTTCAATTGGTCTAATGAATTGATTTAGAATAATTAGATGTTCAGTCTTGATGACGTGCTTTTAAAATGTCTATATTATGTAATTAAAGCCAATTAAATTATGGTGATAATGCCTTTTTAATGCTAAGGATAATGCATAATAAAGTAGAAATAATAAAATTACTTCGGAGTTCTTTTGGATACCTTAACTAGAAGCAGAATGATTAATGGATTATTGATTCTATTACTTATACTCGTTGCATGGCTGTCAGGTAAGTTGTTTTGGACTTTTACGGACAGCCCCAATCAAGTATTAGTTGTTCCCGCTCTTCAAGAGAGTTTGTCTGTTAATCAGCAAAAAGGGGGGATTGCGCCTGTTTATCTCTTTGGGCGAGTTGAATACGCGGCTGACGAACCGCCCATTATTTCACAAGAAAACGTCAAAAAAACCAGCTTAAATCTCAAGTTACTGGGTGTACTTGTTGCACCAGGATTTGGTGTGGCCATTATTGAAAACAGTGGTAAATCAGAGAGCTATAGTCTTGAAGAAACCATTCAAAATGGTGTGGTTCTAAAAGAGGTTTACCCTTCTTATGTTGTACTTAATCACAATGGGCTTTTAGAAAAGCTACAAATGGTTGAGGAAGAGGATGTCTTTACTCAAAGTACGGATGCTCCTGAGTTAAATCAAAGACAGCTTACCATTTTAAAACATGTTAAAGAAAATGCTTTGAAGAACCCAATTACCATTATGCGCTATGTTCGTTTTGAAATGGTGCAACAAAATGGCAAGGTGGATTCGGTAAAGGTCTGGCCTCAAAAAGAGAAGGAGATTTTTCTCTCTCTCGGCTTTAAAGCTGGCGATGAGTTGAAGTCTGTAAACGGTTATTCGGTGGCTGAGTTGACTAAATCACCTGCTTTATGGCAAGAGCTTTTGAAACAAACAAATTTAGATTTAACCGTGATAAGAGATGGCCAAACACAAAATTTGTTGGTGCAACTAGATTAAGTCAATAGTCATTGGTATCCCTGAGTAAACAAATTCTCTAGCTTGCATGAGGGAGCTTACCGTAATATTAGCTTTATTAATAAAGGCAATATTACGGTCAGTAAAAACCTGCCACCTTAGGGCAGAATCCAAGTCGCATTTTTAGTATCTACATGCCCTTCCACAATCGGTAACAAGTAACCCCCCTTGGTAAGGAACCGTTGGTTGGGTCCAAGAGTCGCTCTAGGATGGATTGGAACATACACCGCTAACCCTTGGGCATGATCGAGTGAATCAAGCATGTAATCCCGCAGTAAATAACGACGTATGTGATTGAGTGCATCATTAGTGGCCAAACTGGCAAAAAATGCCTCAGACTGAATTCGAGGGTAGTTAATTTCGATTCCTCGTGTTCGAGCCCAAGCGTTAAAACGCTCCATTGCGGAGTCAGGTTGACCTGGTAAATAGTAGGGGTGGGCTACAAATATATGTTTGGGGGTTGATAGAGGTAGATTATCAAGATTACGATTTAGTAGTGTTGATGAGAGGTAGATACGCTCAACTGGAAGTGGGTGCTTGAAATTTGCAAGTTGCTCACTATTTAGCCAAAGTATGGTTGCAACATCCGATTTTTCAGACAGAGCTTTAGTCAATTCGGCTATAGGAGGGGAGTCTGAGCAAGAAAAACGAAGGTTTTCTACACTAAATTTATTTTCCAATAACTCTGAACGTAGGTTGTTTGCTACTTGTTCAGACGCCTCTCTACAGTATATTTGGATAACTTTTGAAACAGGGTGTGTTGTGAGGTGGTTAGCGATTAGATTTGCTTCAAGGTCGAGACCCTGTGAAAAATGTAGCGTATAAAAGCCTGTCGAATCAGCGTCAGCTAAATCGGTGGACGGGAATAGACAAGGTATTTCATGCCGCTCGCAAAAGCGACCAATAGGCTTCCAGGAGCCTGCGCTTAATCCCCCCATCATGGCAAATACGGGATTACTTTTGTATTGGTTTTCGAGCTGTTTGTCCCAGCTTGAGCGTGGACCACTGAGATTCCAAATATCTAAAACCCAGTCGCGATATAACGTCGGTAGTTTGCTTGCTGGTGTCTTTCCTCGGTTCCAGCGCAAACTCTCGAGACGAGTTTGCCTATTTTTCTCATTAACATAGGTTTGTAGAACGGATAGAAATGCATCGCGTTTATGTTCGTCAATCTCGTCAGTGATTACCGTAGCTAATCGAATGACCTTGTCATTCACTCCTGGCGCTGGAGCGCTAGATAATTTCTTTAGGTAAGATGTCAGAGCTGTTATTTCGTTATCGGAAAATTGATATCGAGGCATCAGAGGATCAAGTTTGCGACCCGCAGGATTCACTCCTGTACGAAGTGCACGTGCAAGACTTTGTTGATTATAAGCTGGGCGTGGCGGAAGGGTGGAATCAGAGAAGAGAAAGGGACCTGCAATTGGCAGAACTTGGTAAGTACCCTCAGAAGTACCCATGCCACTACGACCATGGCAGTTATGACAACTGAATTGATTCCCTGATATGCTAACATCGCCAGTAACAATTGCCGTTATAGGTTCTCCCGAGGGGCGAATGCCTTGTCTATAAATTCTTTGTCCAGAATCTATTTTTTCTGCATCGGCCGCTGTGGTCAAAGAAGGTGCAAAAAAAACACTGCTTCCAAGAAGAACAGCCGAAATGAATACGCTGTAACTCAATGTTGAACTCAGAGAGCGATTCAATTTAGTAGCCTTGTGGTTACTTCCCGAGTCAAGTCTGTACTACTGGCAAGACCGTCTATGCGAATCCATTCAGTACTGTTAGGCTGTTTCAGCAGGGTTAATGGCCTATGATTCATTTTTGAACCACTGAGGGCATTAAAGCGGGTTAGAACTTGAGAAATATCTTTGCTGTCACCTGTGAGGAAAGTCCAATCAGAATCCGCTTCGAAGAGTTTAGCGTATTTGCTGAGAACGGGTGGTCTGTCATACTCTGGATCAATTGAAATAGAGATTAACTTCATATTTGATCCTGCTTTACCGAGCTGTTTTCGCATCTGTGCAAAGGTCGCAGTCATCACAGGGCATATTGTATTACATGTTGTAAAAATAAAGTTTAGGGCTATTGGTTGGTCAGAATTGAGCAAGCTCTTTAATGACACATTAGTACCAGTTTTATCGATTAACGTTACTTCAGGCACGTCATATTGCCGTGTTGTAACTGAGTATTTTGGATTTTCCATTGCTGCTCGGTGCATGGCATGTTCGTCCATTTCCATGTGATTGCCATGATTCATGTGGTTACTATGATCCATGTGTAGCTGATGGTGTGAATGTTCAGATTTCTCAGAATCTTCACTGCTCCATGCAGGATTATTGCTTGTAAATAGCAATATTAGACTTGCTCCTAGAATGCTACCCCAACGCGATGATACTAGGGTTTTACGGCTAGATTTTTGCTGTGAATATAGGTTACTCATGTTGTCATCCTCTATCTTTAATACTCAATTTTTCCATCACTAATACATCAAATAGATGGATAGCGATAACCTCTCGGTTGGAATCTTGTCAACACTATCGTGATAGCTTTATGGAATTCGATTTTTGCTATATTTTTTATTTTCCTTGTCTGGCAACAGCCATGCCTAGGGATGGCATTGTGAAACGATTGTTGTCAATCTTTGGGTTAATCTCTACACTTTCAATGGTGAGAAAATGTGATTTTTTATCACCTTCAGTCTGGGTTTCCTGTCGACTTGCAATCAATAATCCATTTGTATCTTGCCAGTCGTGGTAAAAGGTCTCAACTCGTAGCTTTCTTCCCGCCAGATTTCGTAAGGCTTCGACTTTAACTTCAAGAGCCGTTTCTTTGTCAAGATACACCCAGCGCACGTCACCACTAGGAAGGCTTACTTTGAGTTTAAAGGTTTCTCTACCAGCAACGGTTTCCAGGCCTAGAATCTCTATGGCATGTCCTCGTTCTTTGTATTTGTAGAGCAGGCCATATAGATCAGCGGAGTCTGCCGCCATGTGAAATTCATTTTCAGTCATCGGTTCAGGATGTCTACGACCAAGAAATGGCAACAGCTTCCAGCCTGTTTTACCGTCAATGGCCTGTATGGATGATTCCCCATCGAAGACGAATTCAAGTCGCATTTTGTTAGGACGTTTTTGTTCAAGTGTGTAGGGTAGATTCATTCCCTGGCCAACATCGATGCGTCCTTTGAGTTGAATTGAGGAGACTTCTTTCCACTTATCAGCGCCACCGCGAGCTTCAATATTACGATCAACAAGGTTGGTCACAGCGCGAGCGGCCTTTTGCTCAGGAGAGAAATAATAAACGGGTGAGAAATAAATTGCCGTCAACCCTAGAATGAGCACGATTGTAACTAAGCTTAGTTTTTTTGACATGGTCGTTCTCCTGAAGAATCTTATTGAACAATGAGCCGCTCAGCGAGGAAGTCGCCAATCTTGATGGTAACGTGTTCTCCTGGTTTGACTAACTTGCCAGGGTTGGCAAAGAACATCCAATAAGTGTGGTTGGCCAATGGAGGATTGGAATTTCGTAATGCGCCTGTCTTGGCTGGCGTAGGCACGATGAGTTTTGTACTACTCTCATTGTGGGTTAACTGTGGTTTGCTCTGTCGTTCAAATAGTGCTTTTGCTTTTTCTGGATCGAGTACTTTATATCGAAATTCAAGCATGTATCCTGCCGCAGAGGTACGTACATATAGAATTTCAACACCCCATTGACGTTTCATGTAAGTTTTTTCACGGGGATGGTGAGCGACTTCTTTTATATTGGAATTTTTGAGATTAGGGCTAGTTACATTTGAAAACGTTGCTGCCGAACTCCACTGAGAGAATCCCAATATCGTGATGAGTATGAGCCCGCCAATTATTGCTATTAACGACTTGGCATTTGCTGTAATTGTTATTTTCATTACTTGTTGCATACTGCTAGGCCCTTTATCTAATAATATCTTTTGAAGTGA
Protein-coding regions in this window:
- a CDS encoding site-specific integrase, which translates into the protein MKVNSPRKHSSPLEQRKELFKTLERTARLNQKNRSPSLRLLQIRAHSSFQSKYKALKTGSDSIQSLRQHFKIEKPAIETFWRGDWNEAMLINPASLKTLRQFLTMRLDQNIELFKRKTPPKETDKPALANLFYDWVIVALGPTYTKNKAKNTKIFATIKLDKYIPDIDSKNLKKAQLEKVIQKARQSTKTEFSDALGESLLKSALEDFKLNFTQIETLFTTLNLLIEFGNHQGLWKLCFINSVVVPFREENPFADENEWKRALRVEKVSGLVQKILPTHFNDMGFIEDILSISLLIDSYVLNETIFREAIEKLNTPEKLERCGGQILLRLTHPKTKAPRNIFLSPLTELYYRQYLALCKKHGQPANLKPELPNSRFYRQLGYSQHTLKLETFKSWKHSALAYLHLDSNLSGMLVEYIEGSIDNSSLTPQAFERLFKIDNQQQQYLNNDHNLSPQNLPGNPRRPRSSVWVAIRRVLNVHHISKKDNYRIIKGIQLQLIDLMNGHSITINEQLMALYAKELIDYSYGQKNLSPSIALENIDAVGLPLILTASQRVIRSLSPLERQNLYIEVLELEDIQVDRVRYYLKRFEDWFQRSISKNQQVLIPDYEELFGGAKKPRFNIDANVLSFEEYDDALRKLLQADIDSQQNVAEPKMKFLQSAVLLIFGFRLDLRRGEAINLHHKDYIFDSEQPDLLIRPHEGHQLKTQNSQRQFHLEEHLSKFELNIIKTYLESLTKCFEKNPTHLLAGKKTKPQESFKIVNPLLQVLHGITEDEKFKFHNLRHSKASWDMLSIINAQFNLELETQFFSHSPRTQLFLQTAKERWAQAVHTPESYHKAPYYLHKAMGHSNLLTTLKHYIHFMDISVAGLLRRRAKEIMTIVWASNLSVRSKSSLYEKSKNEDMIQVILESVYPWSNILPTKTRSKEFSSEPDESVKNSSLSSLEKKSLTPLNELNKLKPFCFFQLYAQRDNEQQAVYAKLLRLDKEELSAISKHFEMNPAYRFKEINTSQGNSNLLNLITGLPQELQTALLDDSLWIDENYSDFRDQVSQFIERMTTKMESAKDSLSSIREFDVIFHQFKEAKPVLTLCNALDLQCSFKFSPPKSGKVTIEDWAQSLELSEEQLINTAVTGSRINNTNGRLTLRIQRINQTKSKNLEVYLLLSILDSYCKWRQLKSQQTSRTA
- a CDS encoding mannose-1-phosphate guanylyltransferase/mannose-6-phosphate isomerase, with translation MINIILCGGSGTRLWPLSRTMLPKQFVRLFEGKSLFQDTVLRNASLCSKSMIVSNRDQYFLAVDQLEQIDSHSNQFLLEPAGRNTAPAIALACMALNADEIVFVTTSDHLVKDQAAYEKAVQEAKAIAKQDYLVTFGIKPTYPETGFGYIESNGNDVLSFKEKPTAEVAQSYIEQGNYYWNSGMFCFKAGVFLAELEKHAPEIYQACKKAMPQDNNGDEINIDLAAMQAIPEDSIDYAVMEQSNKVKVVPCDMGWSDLGSFDALYDEVKQPGLVNSILPRLKDSPKPICVNANHNLIVTGERQVALIDVDDLLVVDTSDALLISKKGSSQKVKEVVAQIKKQAPELAEIHRLAHRPWGTYEVLQASEQYKVKRIVVKPGERLSLQKHFHRNEHWIVVSGTATVTVENETFLVRPNESTYIQMGQLHRLENQGKIDLVMVEVQVGEYTGEDDIVRVDDIYGR
- the gspC gene encoding type II secretion system protein GspC is translated as MINGLLILLLILVAWLSGKLFWTFTDSPNQVLVVPALQESLSVNQQKGGIAPVYLFGRVEYAADEPPIISQENVKKTSLNLKLLGVLVAPGFGVAIIENSGKSESYSLEETIQNGVVLKEVYPSYVVLNHNGLLEKLQMVEEEDVFTQSTDAPELNQRQLTILKHVKENALKNPITIMRYVRFEMVQQNGKVDSVKVWPQKEKEIFLSLGFKAGDELKSVNGYSVAELTKSPALWQELLKQTNLDLTVIRDGQTQNLLVQLD